The Caldisericia bacterium genomic sequence GTTTTAGATAATGATCCATTTTTGTTAAATGCAAAGGTCATCTCCACTTACATAAATGGCACTAATGTTTTTCAGACTCCATAACTTTCTTTAACACATCAGGAACATCAGTGAATATCCCATCAACTCCAATTTTTATAAGTCTTTTCATCATGAGTGGATTATTCACGGTGTATGGTTTTACAGTCAAACTTCTTAAGTGCATCCTATCCACCATTCCTTTACTCACAAATATGAAGTATGGGTTAATTCCTGATAGAAAGGAAGGAAATGATTTACCATAGGGAGAAAAACATAAACCTTCAACTACTGCATTTTCTCTCTTTTTCTTTAAGTTTCTCAAAATATTAAAATCAAAGGAGGAAAAGATAAATCTTTCTACTGGATACTCTTCTATAACCTCAAGTAGCTTATCTAAAATTCCCGGATATATTCTTTCATTTCCCTTTATCTCTATGTTTACCTTTAAATTTACCTCCTTTAGAACCTCTTTAAGAGTTGGAATATATGTGCCTCTATAATTAAATGAAAATAAAACTCCCACATCTATACCCTGAATTTCCTTGAGGGTGAGTTCTCTAATCTTCATGTTTCTTATAAGGAAGGGATGGAAAACTACAAGTTCCCCATCCTTTGTCATATGGATGTCAAGTTCTATGAAGTCAGCTCCCAATTCCTCTGCCAGTTTGAAGGCAGGAATTGTATTTTCTAGAGCATATCTTGATGCACCTCTGTGGGCTATAATAAGAGGTTTTGAATTCATCTATTTATTTCTATCTCATCACAGGTCTTTAGTAATTTTACCTTATCCCCAAATTCGTAAAGAAGCCTACATTTTCCATATGTTCCTGTGCAGTGCAAAGGGTATATTTTCTTTAAGTCAAATTTCTTAATCCCATCTATCGCATCCTTTATTCTATCCTCAAAGTTCAATAGGTGAAGTCCACCAAGTACTCCAATTATTGGTAATCCCAGATAATTGTAAAAATGGGTGAGTGTATTTGAAAGCCCAGAATGGTTGCATCCAGTTACTATAAAAATCCCAGAATCCATTTTAATTCCTATACTTATATCATCATAGATGGGATCAATAACAAACTCATCCCCATCCTTAACTACTAAGGTTTTGTCCATAAAATTATTTATTCTCTCAATCTGTCCAGAGAAGTAGAGACCTCCTTCTATTTCAAAAAATTCTCTTTTTAGTTTAAATCTTCCTCCGTACTTTTCATAAGTCTCTCTACTTTCAGGTATTCCAATGTAATCCTTTTTCTCACCTTTATCCTTGTACTTTCCCTTAAAGATGTCTGGATGTGCATATATCTCTACTTCCTTAGATCTATTTTTAAGAAAAGATAAAAGTCCTCCTGTATGATCGTTATGTCCATGAGACAAAATTACATAGGAGATCTCATCTGGTTTAACATTTAGCCTCTCAAGGTTTTTTAACAAAGAAAATCCAAAACCTGTATCAAATAGAATTTTCTTACCATTCCTCTCTATAAGTAGAGAAAGACCATGTTCAGACAAACAGCCTCTTTTTCCAGATAAGTCATCCACAACTACTTTTATCTTCATTATTCTCTAACCATTGGCGCTCCACATTTCGGGCATTTCATTGAGTTACATGGAACACCGGGTTCATGTGGCACCCTTGTTCCACAGTTTGGACAGACGCAGTATCCAGTTGGTCCTCTTCCAAAACCTCCACCTCTTCCTCTTCCCATTCCTCTTCCTTGACCTCTCATTCCCATACCAAAACCTCTTCCTTGTCCTCTCATGCCAAACCTTCCTCCCATTCCTCTTCCATAACCCATGCCTCTACCACCATTAAAACCATACATTGGTGGTTGTATATTTTCTGGTTTTTTCATCTCTAAAGCTGGTGTTCCTGCAGTAATTGCATCAACAGGACACCTCTCTGCGCAAATGCCACAATCTGTGCATAACGAAGGATCTATCTCTGCCTTCCCTTCCACAATGGTTATAGCATTCACAGGGCAGACCTTTTCACAAACTCCACATCCTGTACACCTATCTTTTATTACTTTGTATGCCATTTCTTTCCTCCTAAATGAAAAAAACTTTCACTTTCCATTCTACCACTTTTAATTATAAAAACAAACTTTTTGAAAATTTATTGAAATTTTTTAATTTAATGGTAATGTAATTTACATGAGGATGAAGGAAGTGAGTTCGGAGAGTTTTAATAAAGAGGTTCTTGAGGAGAAGATCCCTGTAGTTGTGGATTTCTGGGCAGATTGGTGTCATCCATGTGAAGTAATAAAGCCTCATCTTGAGAAGTTGGCAAGGGAGTATGATGGGAAGATAAAGTTTGTTGCCATCGATGTTGAGAAAAATTCAGATATAGCCACGAAGTATGAGATTATGAACCTTCCAACTCTCCTTATTTTTAAAGATGGGAAAGTTTATGGAGAGATAGTTGGGGCATATCCTTACTCTAAACTTAAAGAGGAGATTTTGGGTATTCTCGGTCTGGTATAATACATTTAATGGATAGAGAAAAGGAAAAAATTCTTGTTGAGAGGGCTAAGCACGATAAAGAAGCCTTTGGTATTTTATTTAATGAGTATTTCTCCCTTATACTAAATTATGTCTTTAGAAGAATAGGAGATAAAGAGGACGCAAAGGAGATAACACAGGAAGTTTTCTTGAAAGCCCTCTCATCAATTTCAACCTATAAGGATAGAGGCATTCCATATTCATCATACCTTATGCGAATAGCAATAAATGAGGTTAATGATTATGTAAAGAGGAAGAGAAGGATTATTTTAATGGAAGACATAAGGAATGTCTTTAAAGACTATTCCATAGATGACAAGAAGAAGAAATTTTTAATAATTCAAAGACTCCTCCTTAAACTCCCTTTAAAGTATCAAACAGTCATCTCTTTAAAATACTTTGAAAAGATGAAGATAAAGGAAATAGCAGAAGTTTTAAATAAAAATGAGAATACTGTGAAAACACTTCTTAGAAGGGGTATTAAAAGGTTGAAGGAGGAGATAGAGAAAGACGAAACTTTTTCAAAGGAGTTTGGTTTAAATGAGTGAGATGGAGAAGTTTGAAAAGGAACTAAACGAGCTTGAATTAGATAGAATAGAGGACGAGGAGTTTAAAAGAAAGCTTTATATTAAGCTTATGGAAAAGTATGAAAGTAAAAGGAGATTTATTTTAACTCCCTTCTTTAAAATTTCCATTGTAGTTTCACTCCTAATCCTTTTAGCCATTCCTCTCTATTTTGTTTTTTACCCAAGATTAAACAAAAATATCACAAAAAGAGAAGAAGTTAATGTCATGGAAAAGGTTGGCACATCATCACTACTGGATAATCTTACAAGAGATGATAAACTCATCAATGTAGAAGAACAGGGTGATAGGGAGATTCTTATCTATGAATCTGGTTTAAGGATTGTTAAAGTTGAGGAGAAGATCATAAAAATCTCTTATGGAGAGAAGGCTCCTCTTCTAAGATACGATATACATGGAGAAGGAGTTACTTCCTCTATGCTTAACAAGATAGAAGAAATTATAGAGAAAGACCCAAAGGTTGGTTTTTTGGTAAAAGGTGGGAGGATAGTGGAAAGTGGTAAGGTCAAAGATAATTTATATTACATAATCCTTGTGGCTTCGGATAGGGAGTGGAGAATAGTTGTAGATACAGAGGAGAAAAAGGTTGTTTCATTCTCTTCTCCTCCATACTGAAACTTTTTTAAAATCTAAAAGTTTAAATAAACAGGAGGTGAAAAATGAACAAAAACTTAGTGCTGTTTGTGGTTAGTGTCTTAATACTATCTGTTGGGCTATTTGGAGTGAGTTTTGGAGGAAACAGGGTGGCTAATGTGGAGAATGTAGCTTCAGAGAACACAATATCAGTTACAGGTCATGGAGTTATCAGTGTGAAGCCTGATGTGTGTTATGTAAATCTTGGAGTTGAACTTCAGGGGAAGACAGCA encodes the following:
- a CDS encoding RNA polymerase sigma factor, which gives rise to MDREKEKILVERAKHDKEAFGILFNEYFSLILNYVFRRIGDKEDAKEITQEVFLKALSSISTYKDRGIPYSSYLMRIAINEVNDYVKRKRRIILMEDIRNVFKDYSIDDKKKKFLIIQRLLLKLPLKYQTVISLKYFEKMKIKEIAEVLNKNENTVKTLLRRGIKRLKEEIEKDETFSKEFGLNE
- a CDS encoding MBL fold metallo-hydrolase translates to MKIKVVVDDLSGKRGCLSEHGLSLLIERNGKKILFDTGFGFSLLKNLERLNVKPDEISYVILSHGHNDHTGGLLSFLKNRSKEVEIYAHPDIFKGKYKDKGEKKDYIGIPESRETYEKYGGRFKLKREFFEIEGGLYFSGQIERINNFMDKTLVVKDGDEFVIDPIYDDISIGIKMDSGIFIVTGCNHSGLSNTLTHFYNYLGLPIIGVLGGLHLLNFEDRIKDAIDGIKKFDLKKIYPLHCTGTYGKCRLLYEFGDKVKLLKTCDEIEINR
- the trxA gene encoding thioredoxin, whose translation is MRMKEVSSESFNKEVLEEKIPVVVDFWADWCHPCEVIKPHLEKLAREYDGKIKFVAIDVEKNSDIATKYEIMNLPTLLIFKDGKVYGEIVGAYPYSKLKEEILGILGLV
- a CDS encoding 4Fe-4S binding protein, which produces MAYKVIKDRCTGCGVCEKVCPVNAITIVEGKAEIDPSLCTDCGICAERCPVDAITAGTPALEMKKPENIQPPMYGFNGGRGMGYGRGMGGRFGMRGQGRGFGMGMRGQGRGMGRGRGGGFGRGPTGYCVCPNCGTRVPHEPGVPCNSMKCPKCGAPMVRE
- a CDS encoding glycerophosphodiester phosphodiesterase, producing the protein MNSKPLIIAHRGASRYALENTIPAFKLAEELGADFIELDIHMTKDGELVVFHPFLIRNMKIRELTLKEIQGIDVGVLFSFNYRGTYIPTLKEVLKEVNLKVNIEIKGNERIYPGILDKLLEVIEEYPVERFIFSSFDFNILRNLKKKRENAVVEGLCFSPYGKSFPSFLSGINPYFIFVSKGMVDRMHLRSLTVKPYTVNNPLMMKRLIKIGVDGIFTDVPDVLKKVMESEKH